A window of Phycisphaeraceae bacterium genomic DNA:
GCTCATGAGCCCAACACCGTCCTACTGGATAACGCGCTAGCGACGATGGGGGCGGGTCTGCCCTCAGCGATGGCGGCGCGCATCGTCTTCCCTGAGCGAAAGATCATGGCGATCTGCGGCGATGGCGGGTTCATGATGAACTCCGCAGAGCTCGAAACCGCCGTCCGATTGAAAATGCAGCTCGTGGTGCTGATCCTGCGCGATAACGCCTACGGCATGATCAAGTGGAAACAGGCCCACATGGGTCTGGCCAACTTCGGTCTCGATTATGGTAACCCTGATTTCGTCAAGTACGCCGAGAGCTACGGCGCGAAGGGCTACCGTGTCGAGTCCACAGATCAGCTAAGGCCCCTCCTGGAACGCTGCCACCAGGAGCCAGGCGTGCATGTCATCGACATACCGGTCGATTACAGCGACAATGACCGCATCCTGAACCACGAGATCCAGGAACGCAGCGCAGCCATCTGACCGAATGACCCGTTACTTACGGAACCGCCGATGCTCGAGAAGTCCTACCCGTTCTATCTCGCCAACAAGGCCGAGTCACCCAATGCCGACCTGATCGTGACCGACAAGTACACCGGCGAACCGGCCACGCGGGTCGCGATGGCTTCGCCGGAGGATATTGACCGCGCGATCACCGCCGCGGAGAAGGCCACGCGGCCGATGCAGGAGTTCCTGCCTTATCAGCGTCAGGCCGTGCTCGATCACGCGGTCAAGCGTTTTGCCGAGCGATCTGACGAACTCGCCGAAGCGCTCTGCATCGAAGCTGGCAAGCCGATCAAGGACTCGCGGGGCGAAGTCTCCCGCTTGATCGACACCTTCCGTATCGCCGCCGAGGAGTCGGTGCGCATCAACGGCGAGGTCCAGGAACTACAGATCTCGGCGCGAGCCAAGGGTTACACCGGGATGTGGAAGCGCGTGCCGATCGGCCCCTGCTCATTCATCTCGCCATTCAACTTCCCGCTGAACCTCGCCGCTCACAAAGTCGCACCGGCCATCGCCGCGGGCTGCCCGTTTGTACTCAAGCCAGCCAGCCTGACGCCAATCGGTGCCCTGATCATCGGCGAGGTACTCGCTGAGACCGATCTGCCGGAAGGCGCTTTCTCGATTCTTCCCTGTCGACGTGACGGGGCGGACCTGTTCACGACGGATGAACGCTTTAAGCTCCTGAGTTTCACCGGCTCGCCCGATGTCGGCTGGGCCCTGAAAGCCAAAGCCGGGAAGAAACCAGTCATCCTCGAGCTTGGCGGGAACGCCGCCTGTGTGGTCGATCACGATGCCGACTTGAAAGACGCCGTCGAACGGATCGTCTTTGGTGCGTTCTACCAGTCCGGTCAGAGCTGCATCGGCGTCCAACGCATCCTGATCCATGCGAATATCTACGACGCCTTCAAGGCACTGCTCATCGAGAAAACCAAGGCTCTGGTCGCAGGCAACCCACGAGACGAAAAGACCTTTATCGGCCCGATGATCTCCGAGAAGGAGGCCACACGACTCGATACCTGGGTCCAGAGCGCAGTCAAAGCCGGGGCCACGCTTCTCTGTGGCGGGCAGCGCGAGGGAGCGATGCTCCAGGCCACGCTGCTTGAAAATGTCCCGAAGGATGAAGCGGTCTGCACCGAGGAAGCCTTCGGGCCTGTCGCGGTGCTGAGTCGGTTTACCGATTTCGATCAAGCCCTCGATACGGTCAACGACTCGGCCTTTGGGCTCCAGGCCGGCATCTTCACTACAGACATCCACAAGGCACTCAAAGCCTGGAACACGCTCGATGTCGGCGGCGTCGTCATCGGCGACGTCCCGTCCTGGCGCGTCGATCACATGCCTTACGGCGGGGTCAAAGACTCCGGACTGGGACGCGAGGGCATCCGCTTTGCCATCGACGACATGACCGAGATCCGCAACCTCATCATCCGAACCCCGCCAAGGTAATCCGCCACGCTCGCTACAATGGCGGCATGGGCGAACTCGGGATCGAACAACTCACCACCATCGGGTGGCGTGAACGCGTGGCATTGCCCGCGTGGGGGGTTCGCTCGCTCCGGGCAAAGATCGACACCGGGGCACGCACCTCCGCCATCGACGTCCCCGAGATCATCGAGCTGCCCGATGGCCGGGTGCGCTTCGAGATCGTCCTGCGCACCAGCCCGGATCGGATCACCCGCTGGGTCGAAGCCGAAGTCGCTCGCACCTCAGTGGTCAAGCCATCCTCAGGCGAAAAACAGGAACGCCTGGTCTGCCGGACGCCGCTGAGGCTCGCCGGGCGAGAGCACGAGATCGAGATCTCATTGGTCTGCCGCAGGGGCATGCTGTGCCGGATGCTCATCGGTCGAACAGCCATCGCCGGCTACTACGCCGTGGACGCTGCGAGTAAGTATTTGCACCCCCTCCCTAAGCGAAGGAAATCCTCATGAAGCTTGGCATACTCTCAATGGCTCCTCGTGCTTACAGCACCCGGCGACTCAAGCAGGCCGCGCTTGACCGCGGTCACGAGGCCAAGATTCTCAGCACGCTGCGCTTCGCCATCGAACTGCAACACGGCAGGCCCGATCTCTATCTGCGTTCCAAGCCCTTAGGCGACTACGACGCGATCCTGCCTCGGGTCGGAGCTTCGATCACCTACTTCGGGACCGCAGTCGTCCGGCAGTTCGAGCAGATGGATGTCTACACGCCCAACACCGCGACCGGCATCACCAACTCGCGCGACAAGCTCCGCTCTCTCCAGATCCTCTCACGGCACGATGTCGGCATCCCGCACACCACCTTCGTCCGCGATCGTTCGGACGTGCTGCCCGCGATCGAACGTCTCGGCGGGGCCCCGGTCATCATCAAGATCCTCGAAGGCACCCAGGGCATCGGCGTGATCCTCGCCGACACCACCAAGGTCGCTGAGGCCATCATCGAAACGCTCCAGTCGGCGAAGCAGAACGTGCTGATCCAGCGTTTCGTCAAGGAAAGCAAGGGCCGCGATCTCCGCGCCTTCGTTGTCGGCGATCGCGTGGTCGGGGCGATGCGCCGGGTCGCTCAGGGCGATGAGTTCCGCTCGAATGTGCACCGCGGGGGACGCGCCGAGGCCGTAACTCTTGAGCCCGAGTACGAGGAAACCGCCGTCCGCGCGGCCCAGATCATGGGACTGCGCGTGGGTGGCGTCGATATGCTCGAAACCAACGATGGCCCGCAGGTCATGGAGGTCAACTCGTCACCAGGCCTTGAAGGGATCGAGACAGCGACCGGACTTGACATCGCCGGGGCCGTGATCGATTACATGGCCAATCAGGTCAACTTCCCCGAGCTGGACATCCGCCAACGACTGACAGTCTCCAAAGGCTATGGCGTCGCCGAACTCGTGCTCCCCGAAGGATCGACGCTGGTGGGCACGGCGATTCAGGATTCCGGGCTCCGCGACAAGGACATCGTCGTGCTCAACCTCCATCGTGGCACCTCGGTCATCTCAAACCCGAAGGTCTCGAGAGTGCTCGAAGCCGGCGATCGACTGCTCTGCTACGGAAAACTCGAATCGATGCGCGACCTGGTCCCAGAGCGAAAGAAGCGCAAGCACCGCATCAAGGTCCAGCAGCTCTCGGCTGAAACACTGGATCAACTGGAACCTCGCTGATGGGTAAGTCCTCCGCTGAGTCCTGGGGCGACGGGCGTGTGAACCTCGGACAACGGGCCCAGGTCTCCCTCACCGTTTCCGAGAGCTACTCCGGGGCCGACGTCAAGATCCCACTGGTCGTCTGGCGTGGTCGGGAGGAGGGCCCGAAGGTCTTTGTCACCGCAGCGGTTCACGGCGACGAGATCAACGGCACCGGCATCATCCGACACCTCCTCCGAGAAGCGCCCTTCGAGGTTCTGCGAGGGACGCTCATCCTCGCTCCGGTCGTCAACATGTTCGGTTTCGAGCGTCACTCGCGCTATCTGCCCGACCGACGCGACCTCAACCGCTCGTTCCCCGGCAGCAAAGAAGGCAGTCTGGCGAGTCGTCTGGCTCGCATGTTCTTCGATAACGTCGTCAAGAAATGCGACTACGGCATCGACCTCCACACCGCAGCGGTCCGCAGGACCAACTTCCCCAACGTCCGGGCCGATCTCACCAACCCGAAGCTCGCCAGCTTTGCCAGGTCGTTCGGTGCCGAACTCATCGTCAGCGGGCAAGGCCCCGCAGGCTCGCTGCGCGCCTCGGCGTGCAAAGCCGGGGTGCCGACGATCATTCTCGAAGCCGGCGAGGTCTGGAAAGTCGAACCGTCTGTGCTCAGCTACGCCGTCGGAGGCATCAGCTCCTGCCTGGCCTACCTCAAGATGATCGATCAGCCAATGCGCAAACCCCCGTATCGCATCGAGACCGATGCCACCAAGTGGGTCCGTGCCAAACGCGGAGGCTTTCTCGAGTTTCACGTCGCGCCCGGCGTGATCGTCAGCAAGGGCCAGGCGCTGGCAACTAACACCAGCCTCACGGGTGTCGAACACAGCCAGATCACCGCGCCACGCTCCGGCGTCGTGCTCGGGATGACCACCATCCCCTCGGTCGCGCCCGGCGACCCGGTCTGCCACATCGCTTTCCCGCAGAAAGGTTCACTGCAACGCATCGAACGCATCGTCGAAGGCTTTAGCCAGGAGAGCACCCACACCCAACTACGCGATGATCTTGCCTCGGCCTTCACCGTCAAACCATCCGAACAAGACCCCGCAAACCCCTCTAAAACCCCATAAATCCTTGATTGAGACGCTCATAGCCGATAGCCTATGCGGGCCTGCAGGATGAACCTGGCCGAGACCCGGCCCTACAGAGAGACCCATTTAGGGGTCTACACCATGACACAGCCAAGCACCGGCTCCACCGTCGTCACCGGCGGCGACGAAGCCGCTCCCAACCCGATCTTCAACGACTACGCCCCCCTTCCGCGCTGCTTCGACGAGTTCATCGACCAGCGCGGAAAGCCCCGTCCAGTCGCCGCCGACGTCTGCGGACTTTTCGATGCCCTCGGGCGAGAAG
This region includes:
- a CDS encoding aldehyde dehydrogenase family protein, with the translated sequence MLEKSYPFYLANKAESPNADLIVTDKYTGEPATRVAMASPEDIDRAITAAEKATRPMQEFLPYQRQAVLDHAVKRFAERSDELAEALCIEAGKPIKDSRGEVSRLIDTFRIAAEESVRINGEVQELQISARAKGYTGMWKRVPIGPCSFISPFNFPLNLAAHKVAPAIAAGCPFVLKPASLTPIGALIIGEVLAETDLPEGAFSILPCRRDGADLFTTDERFKLLSFTGSPDVGWALKAKAGKKPVILELGGNAACVVDHDADLKDAVERIVFGAFYQSGQSCIGVQRILIHANIYDAFKALLIEKTKALVAGNPRDEKTFIGPMISEKEATRLDTWVQSAVKAGATLLCGGQREGAMLQATLLENVPKDEAVCTEEAFGPVAVLSRFTDFDQALDTVNDSAFGLQAGIFTTDIHKALKAWNTLDVGGVVIGDVPSWRVDHMPYGGVKDSGLGREGIRFAIDDMTEIRNLIIRTPPR
- a CDS encoding RimK family alpha-L-glutamate ligase; this translates as MKLGILSMAPRAYSTRRLKQAALDRGHEAKILSTLRFAIELQHGRPDLYLRSKPLGDYDAILPRVGASITYFGTAVVRQFEQMDVYTPNTATGITNSRDKLRSLQILSRHDVGIPHTTFVRDRSDVLPAIERLGGAPVIIKILEGTQGIGVILADTTKVAEAIIETLQSAKQNVLIQRFVKESKGRDLRAFVVGDRVVGAMRRVAQGDEFRSNVHRGGRAEAVTLEPEYEETAVRAAQIMGLRVGGVDMLETNDGPQVMEVNSSPGLEGIETATGLDIAGAVIDYMANQVNFPELDIRQRLTVSKGYGVAELVLPEGSTLVGTAIQDSGLRDKDIVVLNLHRGTSVISNPKVSRVLEAGDRLLCYGKLESMRDLVPERKKRKHRIKVQQLSAETLDQLEPR
- a CDS encoding M14 family metallopeptidase, encoding MGKSSAESWGDGRVNLGQRAQVSLTVSESYSGADVKIPLVVWRGREEGPKVFVTAAVHGDEINGTGIIRHLLREAPFEVLRGTLILAPVVNMFGFERHSRYLPDRRDLNRSFPGSKEGSLASRLARMFFDNVVKKCDYGIDLHTAAVRRTNFPNVRADLTNPKLASFARSFGAELIVSGQGPAGSLRASACKAGVPTIILEAGEVWKVEPSVLSYAVGGISSCLAYLKMIDQPMRKPPYRIETDATKWVRAKRGGFLEFHVAPGVIVSKGQALATNTSLTGVEHSQITAPRSGVVLGMTTIPSVAPGDPVCHIAFPQKGSLQRIERIVEGFSQESTHTQLRDDLASAFTVKPSEQDPANPSKTP
- a CDS encoding RimK/LysX family protein, producing MGELGIEQLTTIGWRERVALPAWGVRSLRAKIDTGARTSAIDVPEIIELPDGRVRFEIVLRTSPDRITRWVEAEVARTSVVKPSSGEKQERLVCRTPLRLAGREHEIEISLVCRRGMLCRMLIGRTAIAGYYAVDAASKYLHPLPKRRKSS